In Saccharicrinis carchari, one genomic interval encodes:
- a CDS encoding SDR family NAD(P)-dependent oxidoreductase, which produces METNKIALITGATSGIGEATSKELAQLGYNTILTGRRSTRLNKLKQEIETTYQTEVLTLCFDIQDQQQTTYALNSIPTHWRNIDVLINNAGLAYGAEKIDEDAWDKWAQMLDTNVKGLLFLSKEVIKWMVQKKQGHIVNISSIAGINVYEGGSIYCASKHAVNAITKGMRIDLLKHNIKVTSVSPGMVETEFSLVRYDGNRDKANQVYRGITPLSAIDVAEAIVFVVSRPAHVNINDILIMPTQQADAYNTYRK; this is translated from the coding sequence ATGGAGACCAACAAAATTGCTCTAATTACAGGAGCCACTTCGGGTATTGGTGAGGCCACCAGCAAAGAATTAGCACAACTAGGTTACAACACTATCCTTACGGGCCGAAGATCGACTCGTTTAAACAAGCTGAAACAAGAAATTGAAACTACTTATCAAACTGAGGTACTCACGCTTTGTTTCGACATCCAAGACCAGCAACAAACAACGTACGCTTTAAATTCAATACCTACCCATTGGAGAAACATTGATGTGTTGATAAATAATGCGGGGTTAGCGTATGGAGCCGAAAAAATTGATGAAGATGCCTGGGACAAATGGGCACAGATGCTTGACACAAACGTAAAAGGGCTCTTATTTCTGTCTAAAGAAGTGATTAAATGGATGGTGCAAAAAAAACAAGGCCACATTGTTAATATTTCCTCTATTGCAGGTATTAATGTATATGAGGGCGGAAGTATTTATTGTGCTTCGAAACATGCCGTGAACGCGATTACCAAAGGTATGCGAATTGATTTATTAAAGCATAACATTAAGGTCACCTCCGTTTCGCCGGGAATGGTAGAAACCGAATTCTCTTTGGTAAGATACGATGGCAACCGGGACAAGGCAAATCAGGTGTATAGAGGCATAACGCCGCTCTCGGCCATTGATGTTGCCGAAGCCATCGTATTTGTTGTAAGCAGGCCTGCTCATGTAAACATTAACGACATATTAATTATGCCCACGCAACAAGCCGATGCTTACAATACCTACCGAAAGTAA
- a CDS encoding ComEA family DNA-binding protein produces MWKSFFLYTRSEQRGIIVLIILILLIVAARFTMPYWAVYFVNNTVDEEFVQQVRQLNAQLLAQNNSPKSDSLFYFNPNTASEEELKALGFTHYQLKSLIGYRTKVKEFMVKADLLKVYGMDTSLFIKIKPYILLDKQKKLSRKKSSPPPEAPQQLEWINFNRQEGEFWEQHILSDSIRSRIIQLTGHNYITKSLPLHKVNAYSDDQLYQWLLKNSRTITKPGDKLVALSPPHIELNAADTTQLMQLPGIGSRLSLRIVNFRNSLGGFYHISQLADVYGISDKLFNDLQKCVSVNPTLIQKMDVQHLSLKEISRHHYFTYQQARELKNLYRKNTTPKPADILKLKSISEQDWEKIKHYLIFSK; encoded by the coding sequence ATGTGGAAAAGCTTTTTTTTATATACCCGTAGCGAGCAACGTGGAATAATCGTATTGATTATCCTGATTTTATTGATTGTAGCAGCGCGTTTTACCATGCCATATTGGGCGGTGTATTTCGTAAATAATACGGTAGATGAGGAATTTGTGCAGCAAGTTCGCCAATTAAATGCGCAGCTACTTGCTCAAAACAATTCCCCAAAATCAGATTCCCTGTTCTATTTCAATCCAAATACTGCTTCGGAAGAGGAACTCAAAGCACTTGGGTTCACCCATTATCAATTAAAATCTTTAATAGGCTATAGAACTAAGGTAAAAGAATTTATGGTAAAGGCCGACTTGTTAAAAGTTTACGGTATGGATACCTCATTATTTATAAAAATTAAGCCTTATATTTTACTGGATAAGCAAAAAAAGTTGTCAAGAAAAAAGTCGAGCCCACCACCTGAAGCACCGCAGCAATTGGAATGGATTAACTTTAACCGGCAAGAGGGTGAGTTTTGGGAGCAGCATATCCTTTCCGATTCGATTCGTAGTCGCATTATACAACTGACAGGGCATAATTATATTACTAAATCATTACCGCTGCATAAGGTCAATGCTTACAGCGATGACCAACTATATCAATGGTTGCTTAAAAATAGCCGTACTATAACAAAACCCGGGGATAAGCTTGTTGCGCTGTCGCCTCCGCATATTGAACTCAATGCGGCCGACACTACCCAGCTGATGCAATTGCCAGGGATAGGGAGCCGGTTGTCGCTGCGCATCGTCAATTTTAGGAATTCGCTCGGTGGCTTTTACCATATATCGCAGCTGGCAGATGTGTATGGGATTTCAGACAAACTATTTAATGATTTGCAAAAGTGCGTTTCGGTAAATCCGACACTTATACAAAAAATGGATGTCCAACACCTTTCTTTAAAAGAAATCAGCCGGCATCACTACTTTACATACCAACAGGCCAGAGAGCTAAAAAATTTGTATAGAAAAAATACAACTCCAAAGCCGGCGGATATCCTTAAACTTAAATCGATAAGCGAACAAGACTGGGAAAAGATAAAGCATTACCTGATATTTAGTAAGTAA
- a CDS encoding sodium-dependent transporter — translation MNNRDGFSSRFGIIAAAAGSAIGLGNIWRFPYVLGENGGGAFFLLYLAFIVVIGVPVMLSELIIGRRAQKSIFGAFKVLAPQHGFFQLIGIIGVTTAFLILSFYSVVAGWTVEYTLLALGNQMADKTPSQLAGLFTDFSTSVWRPIIYLVVFMALTAAIVIGGIKNGIEKYAKILMPLLLVIILILCLKSLSLEGSGEGVLFLFRPDFSKITGNVVLVALGQAFFSLSIGMGTIATYGSYVKKKENLLQTALSVSFLDTFIAVLAGVAIFPAVFAFGIKPDAGPGLVFVTLPNIFNQMVGGYYFSAAFFILLLIAALTSSVSLLEVVVSYFTDELKIQRKSATLLGAFLMIILGTFCVVYPRVFNGFEWTSSNLLLPLGGILISVFVGWFLGGANVRNELEAHGGRASYVRVFIIIVKIVAPIAIAMVLLNNLGLI, via the coding sequence GTGAACAACAGAGATGGCTTTAGCAGTAGATTTGGTATCATTGCGGCTGCAGCGGGTTCGGCCATAGGGCTGGGTAATATATGGCGTTTCCCTTATGTGCTGGGCGAAAATGGAGGCGGAGCTTTCTTTTTGTTGTACCTCGCATTTATAGTAGTAATTGGTGTGCCGGTTATGTTGTCGGAACTGATTATCGGTAGGCGTGCCCAAAAAAGTATTTTTGGTGCCTTTAAGGTTTTGGCTCCGCAGCATGGCTTTTTTCAGCTTATTGGGATTATTGGCGTAACAACCGCCTTTTTAATTTTATCTTTTTATTCAGTGGTAGCAGGCTGGACCGTAGAATACACCCTACTTGCCCTGGGTAATCAAATGGCCGATAAAACGCCTTCACAGTTAGCAGGACTGTTTACTGACTTTTCTACCTCGGTTTGGCGACCTATTATTTATTTGGTTGTTTTTATGGCGCTAACGGCGGCTATTGTTATTGGAGGAATTAAAAATGGCATTGAAAAATATGCTAAAATCCTTATGCCACTTTTGTTGGTCATTATACTTATTCTGTGCCTTAAGTCGCTTTCGTTAGAAGGGTCGGGCGAGGGGGTCTTGTTTTTGTTTAGACCGGATTTTTCAAAAATTACCGGCAATGTTGTACTGGTTGCGCTTGGACAGGCTTTTTTCTCGTTGAGTATTGGCATGGGTACCATAGCTACATATGGCAGTTATGTTAAAAAAAAGGAGAACCTGCTACAGACCGCCTTGTCGGTTTCTTTTCTGGATACCTTTATTGCCGTGTTGGCCGGTGTGGCTATATTTCCCGCGGTATTTGCTTTTGGCATAAAGCCTGATGCAGGTCCCGGATTGGTGTTTGTAACCTTGCCCAATATTTTTAACCAAATGGTGGGTGGCTATTACTTTTCGGCCGCATTCTTTATTTTACTGCTTATCGCTGCACTAACTTCTTCCGTATCCCTGCTCGAAGTGGTCGTTTCATATTTTACCGACGAGCTAAAAATACAGAGAAAATCGGCCACCCTGTTGGGGGCCTTTCTGATGATTATACTTGGTACTTTCTGTGTTGTCTATCCCAGGGTATTCAACGGGTTTGAGTGGACATCTTCTAACCTGCTTTTACCCTTAGGGGGTATCCTTATCTCGGTATTTGTTGGCTGGTTTCTGGGTGGGGCTAATGTTCGTAACGAATTGGAGGCTCATGGAGGTAGGGCAAGCTATGTTCGTGTTTTTATAATCATAGTAAAAATTGTGGCACCCATAGCCATTGCTATGGTATTGCTTAATAATTTAGGACTGATATAA